One genomic segment of Centropristis striata isolate RG_2023a ecotype Rhode Island chromosome 13, C.striata_1.0, whole genome shotgun sequence includes these proteins:
- the LOC131983537 gene encoding high choriolytic enzyme 1-like: MFGDIAVPTGLENADPCTARGCKWPRYRNGKVYVPYRITRGYSRRQRLEIQKAMRSFRYCSCIRFVPVKKRKDFLDIQPLTGCWSFIGRRGGGQLLSLARPGCIHFGTIQHELLHALGFNHELSRSDRDQHVRILLQNVISGEENNFNKVQTNNLNTPYDYNSVMHFGRYAYSWNRQPTIIPIPNKNVSIGRARKMSPNDILRVNRLYCGSTAASSHLDPVQRNHFL, encoded by the exons ATGTTTGGAGACATAGCAGTGCCAACCGGTCTTGAGAATGCTGATCCCTGCACAGCAAGAGGTTGCAAGTGGCCTAGATACAGAAATGGCAAGGTCTACGTACCCTACCGCATCACCCGCGGCTACT CCCGAAGACAGAGACTGGAGATTCAAAAAGCCATGCGTTCCTTTAGATATTGTTCCTGCATCCGCTTCGTCCCTGTGAAGAAACGGAAAGACTTTCTGGACATCCAGCCTCTCACAGG GTGTTGGTCATTTATTGGGCGTCGTGGTGGAGGCCAGCTTTTGTCTTTGGCGCGTCCTGGTTGCATTCACTTTGGCACCATCCAACACGAGCTGCTCCATGCCCTGGGCTTCAACCATGAACTGTCACGGTCCGACAGGGACCAGCACGTTCGCATCCTGCTGCAGAACGTCATCTCCG GAGAGGAGAACAATTTCAACAAGGTCCAGACCAACAACCTCAACACTCCCTATGACTACAACTCTGTCATGCACTTTGGAAG GTATGCATACTCTTGGAACAGGCAGCCAACCATCATCCCCATCCCTAACAAGAACGTATCCATTGGTAGGGCCAGAAAGATGAGTCCAAATGACATCCTTCGGGTGAACCGCCTTTATTGCG GTTCGACTGCTGCCAGTTCACACCTGGACCCTGTGCAAAGAAACCATTTCCTCTAA